One region of Elusimicrobiales bacterium genomic DNA includes:
- a CDS encoding lysylphosphatidylglycerol synthase transmembrane domain-containing protein, with amino-acid sequence MTKIEAAMLAAGLFMLAALLAKMDAAAALASAAAVGPGFALIFGQEIVAHILNALGWKLAITPGMSAKIKFRDILMMRIAGDGVNYLTPSATLAGEWARAALMGADHPLEQRLSSVALAKITQTLAMAAVSAAGLALAAHSHAGLRALGPQLRNGGWLIGAIIVFIVFLEARAGGKAQPQTSGGTAGIWAKLKDVDATIMSFLRLYPARFMLSAGFFAAAYLWGAFEAYWICRFLGMAVTVKTAILIEMLAVLLDGIFFAVPGKAGTQEATKTAIFAALGYPPSDGLAFGIVRHIREIAWAVCGFALYYFRRTKTAAAPSAPPL; translated from the coding sequence ATGACAAAAATTGAAGCCGCCATGCTGGCCGCCGGACTGTTCATGCTTGCCGCACTGCTGGCCAAAATGGACGCCGCCGCCGCGCTGGCATCTGCGGCGGCGGTGGGGCCGGGATTTGCGCTTATATTCGGGCAGGAGATTGTGGCGCATATTCTTAACGCGCTGGGCTGGAAACTGGCCATAACGCCGGGAATGTCCGCCAAAATAAAATTCCGCGACATACTGATGATGCGCATAGCCGGCGACGGCGTGAATTACCTGACCCCGTCGGCGACTCTGGCAGGGGAGTGGGCCAGGGCCGCGCTTATGGGGGCGGATCACCCTCTGGAGCAGCGGCTTTCGTCGGTAGCGCTGGCTAAAATCACGCAGACACTGGCGATGGCCGCGGTGTCGGCGGCCGGGCTGGCATTGGCGGCGCACTCCCATGCGGGCCTGCGCGCGCTGGGACCGCAATTGAGAAACGGCGGCTGGCTAATCGGCGCCATCATCGTTTTCATAGTTTTCCTTGAAGCCAGGGCTGGCGGCAAAGCGCAGCCGCAAACCAGCGGAGGGACAGCCGGGATATGGGCAAAGCTCAAAGACGTGGACGCGACCATAATGAGCTTTCTGCGCCTGTATCCGGCGAGATTTATGCTGTCCGCAGGATTTTTCGCGGCGGCCTATCTCTGGGGCGCGTTTGAAGCGTACTGGATATGCAGGTTTCTGGGAATGGCGGTTACCGTCAAAACGGCGATTCTGATAGAAATGCTGGCAGTGCTGCTGGACGGGATTTTTTTCGCCGTGCCGGGCAAAGCCGGCACGCAGGAAGCCACCAAAACCGCCATCTTCGCCGCGCTGGGATACCCGCCCTCGGACGGGCTGGCATTCGGCATAGTGCGCCACATAAGGGAAATAGCCTGGGCGGTCTGCGGTTTCGCGCTGTATTATTTCAGGAGAACCAAAACAGCGGCGGCGCCGTCGGCGCCGCCGCTGTGA
- a CDS encoding DUF4105 domain-containing protein — protein MTTVSKLIAIAALFLPPAGWGHQFEELQLGPKTAVGMAVPAPQASEPAHVKESGQEITNGYKSPPELVSSGPKGITIAHVKWITLGDGKNACYTASINPDMLKEAYWGIDVDKGSGVGHSFLVFKFKPGGFVKQGSGAYNSDTLVVSVEAKLRWDQDYSATAGAFGAFKILWLLYSMENYIQDTFPGEVARIEMFSVNASLDKKKAVLKVALDRAVQNRDSEYYNTITNNCTTNPMDMLATGIGFRYPIGLIMPKHATKWLKSAGIVSQTPLLFTEKDPAGHGFIKELLPPVE, from the coding sequence ATGACCACAGTATCGAAGCTGATTGCAATCGCGGCGCTGTTTTTGCCGCCAGCAGGCTGGGGGCACCAGTTTGAGGAGCTTCAACTCGGCCCGAAAACGGCTGTCGGCATGGCTGTTCCCGCACCGCAGGCTTCCGAGCCCGCGCATGTAAAAGAATCCGGCCAGGAAATCACAAACGGATACAAGTCCCCGCCGGAACTGGTATCTTCCGGTCCGAAAGGGATTACGATAGCTCATGTCAAATGGATAACGCTGGGCGACGGCAAAAACGCCTGCTACACCGCCAGCATAAACCCCGACATGCTGAAGGAGGCTTACTGGGGCATAGACGTAGACAAGGGCAGCGGAGTGGGCCACTCCTTCCTGGTGTTCAAATTCAAGCCCGGCGGCTTTGTCAAGCAGGGAAGCGGCGCATACAACAGCGACACGCTGGTCGTCAGCGTGGAGGCCAAGCTCCGCTGGGACCAGGATTATTCCGCCACTGCCGGCGCCTTCGGCGCATTCAAGATACTCTGGCTGCTCTATTCCATGGAAAACTACATACAGGACACCTTCCCCGGAGAAGTGGCCAGGATAGAAATGTTTTCAGTGAACGCATCTCTGGACAAGAAAAAAGCCGTCCTTAAAGTGGCGCTGGACCGCGCCGTCCAGAACCGCGACAGCGAGTATTACAACACGATAACCAACAACTGCACCACCAATCCGATGGACATGCTGGCCACCGGAATCGGTTTCCGCTATCCGATCGGGCTTATCATGCCTAAACATGCCACCAAATGGCTCAAGAGCGCGGGCATTGTAAGCCAGACTCCGCTTCTATTCACGGAAAAAGACCCCGCCGGGCACGGATTCATAAAAGAACTTCTGCCGCCGGTTGAATAG